A stretch of the Bartonella henselae str. Houston-1 genome encodes the following:
- a CDS encoding glutamine amidotransferase, which translates to MFVMQRCPDKKQRKSKPRIAVVIHRQSTYTGRLGKFLQKSGFVLDIYRPILGQKLPNTLEHYAGVVILGGLMSVNDKEAYIGEEIDWISLVLKENKPFLGICLGAQMLARNLGGRVCTRNDGTVEVGWYPLEATPQGKALMKWPEMVYHFHDEGIYDLPKEATLLATGYTYPTQAFRYGKNAWGLQFHAEFTRAMMRRLVVRSAQKLTEKGAQPASAHLKGRLIYDQALSRWFENALQKIFCVSTVCV; encoded by the coding sequence ATGTTTGTGATGCAAAGATGTCCTGATAAAAAGCAAAGAAAGAGCAAACCAAGAATTGCCGTTGTTATTCATCGCCAATCTACCTATACTGGTCGCTTAGGAAAGTTTTTGCAGAAAAGTGGTTTTGTTCTTGATATTTACCGTCCTATTTTAGGGCAGAAACTTCCCAATACGTTAGAGCATTATGCTGGTGTCGTCATTTTAGGGGGGCTCATGAGTGTGAATGACAAGGAAGCCTATATTGGTGAGGAAATTGATTGGATTTCTTTGGTGTTGAAAGAGAATAAGCCTTTTTTAGGTATTTGTCTTGGGGCACAAATGTTAGCACGAAATTTAGGTGGGCGTGTTTGTACAAGAAATGATGGAACCGTTGAAGTTGGCTGGTATCCGCTGGAAGCGACTCCACAAGGCAAGGCATTGATGAAGTGGCCGGAAATGGTTTATCATTTTCATGATGAAGGTATTTATGATTTACCTAAAGAGGCAACGCTTTTGGCAACGGGTTATACATATCCTACACAAGCTTTCCGTTATGGAAAAAATGCATGGGGCTTGCAATTTCATGCTGAATTCACACGGGCTATGATGCGACGTTTGGTTGTGCGTTCAGCACAAAAATTAACTGAAAAGGGTGCTCAGCCAGCTTCTGCACATTTGAAAGGTCGTTTAATCTATGATCAGGCTTTGAGCCGATGGTTTGAAAATGCATTGCAAAAAATTTTTTGTGTATCAACTGTGTGCGTGTGA
- a CDS encoding heme biosynthesis protein HemY, whose amino-acid sequence MIRILIYTFVVCLFGLAFEWVANYNDVLVITFSHFRFSVSLLTALSLLILFLGILALLWWLFSILFSVPHILSNYFYKRRQKHGYEALSQGFLAVFAGDAIVAQKMQTRVEKYLAGNREPLAKLLQAQTLSLQNNSARAIGLYEQMRKEKQTKLAGLYGLFREAMKTNAYEAAQQYAQEAQALSPALLWAHQAVLDRLSAEGSWDKALDVFEQAQKALPRSVRLAPERQHLQALLLSGQALHLLRTHPVDACKAILKAHKLVPDFIPITVIAADILYKLNETRKADKMIVAAWQKEPHPDLGALYLEREEGAVGRLKKAKTLASYNKDTFESTFLIAKAALDAGERVLAREQAQKALQYHKRESVYLLLADIEEAQGNNQAAVRQWLSLALRAERDPVWMCDGTIFSSWAVISPISGRLGCFEWKAPPRMPPLTLEADTLVLTKKDQEDKEDKVDKNAVVEGEMLEKSPSVKVDLLHHAQIDKQDTEESSQIRLNVDDPGVKIEEDAFLSKKKFRLF is encoded by the coding sequence ATGATACGTATTTTGATTTATACTTTTGTTGTATGTCTGTTTGGCTTAGCTTTTGAGTGGGTTGCTAATTACAATGATGTCCTTGTTATAACGTTTTCGCACTTTCGATTTTCCGTTTCATTGTTGACAGCTCTAAGTTTACTCATTTTATTTCTTGGAATTTTGGCGCTTTTATGGTGGCTTTTTTCTATACTTTTTTCCGTACCTCACATTCTCTCCAATTATTTTTATAAACGTCGTCAAAAGCACGGTTATGAAGCTCTTTCACAGGGCTTTCTTGCAGTTTTTGCTGGCGATGCTATTGTAGCGCAAAAAATGCAGACACGTGTTGAAAAATATCTTGCAGGAAATCGTGAGCCATTGGCTAAGCTTTTACAAGCACAAACTTTATCTTTGCAGAATAACTCTGCTCGTGCCATTGGTCTTTATGAGCAAATGAGAAAAGAAAAACAGACAAAACTGGCTGGGCTTTACGGTTTATTTCGTGAAGCTATGAAGACCAATGCGTATGAAGCAGCACAACAATATGCACAAGAAGCACAGGCTTTATCACCAGCACTTTTGTGGGCGCATCAAGCAGTGCTTGATCGCTTGAGCGCAGAGGGGAGCTGGGATAAAGCACTTGATGTTTTTGAACAGGCGCAAAAAGCTTTACCGCGTTCTGTCCGCTTGGCTCCAGAGCGTCAACATTTACAGGCTTTACTGCTCAGTGGGCAGGCTCTTCATCTGTTGAGGACGCATCCTGTAGATGCTTGTAAGGCTATTTTGAAAGCACATAAACTCGTGCCTGATTTTATACCTATAACAGTGATTGCCGCCGATATTCTTTATAAATTAAATGAAACACGCAAAGCTGATAAAATGATTGTTGCTGCTTGGCAAAAAGAACCTCATCCTGATTTGGGAGCTCTTTATCTTGAAAGAGAAGAAGGGGCCGTTGGGCGCTTAAAAAAAGCTAAGACACTTGCTTCTTATAATAAAGATACATTTGAATCCACTTTTCTTATTGCTAAAGCTGCTCTTGATGCAGGTGAAAGAGTATTAGCTAGGGAACAGGCACAAAAAGCACTTCAATATCATAAGCGGGAAAGTGTTTATTTGTTGCTAGCAGATATTGAAGAAGCACAGGGTAATAATCAGGCGGCAGTGCGGCAATGGCTTTCTTTGGCGCTGCGTGCTGAACGTGATCCGGTATGGATGTGTGACGGTACTATTTTTTCTTCTTGGGCAGTCATCTCTCCAATAAGTGGACGTTTGGGCTGCTTTGAATGGAAAGCACCTCCCCGTATGCCCCCTCTCACATTGGAGGCTGATACTCTTGTGCTGACAAAAAAAGACCAAGAAGATAAAGAAGATAAGGTGGATAAAAATGCTGTTGTTGAAGGTGAAATGTTAGAAAAGTCTCCTTCTGTAAAAGTTGATCTTTTGCATCATGCACAGATAGATAAACAAGATACAGAAGAATCTAGTCAAATTCGCTTAAATGTTGATGATCCAGGGGTTAAAATAGAAGAAGATGCGTTTTTGTCGAAAAAGAAATTTCGGTTGTTTTAA
- a CDS encoding COG4223 family protein codes for MADSSKSKVKPHYTGVRRKKPVIEQDIVGHNSEQKTQNSVEADRIEAGKVEKQSIQSKSISGMMWLYLSISGIFGGFIALGIFMGLQWAGLLSFSLLSNPTGEENALQIAETAKIQSEETIRQLKYALQEIDSLKAEISSFSSRQLGTFQSGEASQEESKKAFTALEEKVSGLEEYVLTLVGISKDMKAAMLIGQSNASALAALQQRLETLQKEITVKSDGKEKINTALFIAINSLKNAVERGGSYVNELKILQQLSPSIEGLDLLQKTAPIGFPSSVQLAADFANIADAIVATQKIVASDAGFFERILAWIKGLIVSRPIGNVEGMTLEAIAARMEVAIQTGDYEKALSEWQKLPQSAKDVSVNFVHQLERYVAVHNLLQQLLLSAQQGSFKATSM; via the coding sequence ATGGCAGATTCTTCAAAATCGAAAGTTAAACCGCATTACACCGGTGTTCGCCGTAAGAAACCTGTGATTGAACAGGATATTGTAGGCCATAATTCAGAGCAAAAGACACAAAATTCTGTAGAAGCAGATAGAATAGAAGCGGGTAAAGTAGAGAAGCAAAGCATACAGAGTAAATCCATATCAGGTATGATGTGGCTTTACTTATCAATTTCAGGAATTTTCGGTGGTTTTATCGCTTTGGGTATTTTTATGGGTCTTCAGTGGGCAGGTTTGCTTTCGTTTTCTTTACTTAGCAATCCTACTGGAGAGGAAAATGCTTTGCAGATTGCTGAAACTGCAAAAATTCAAAGTGAAGAGACAATAAGGCAATTGAAGTATGCGCTTCAGGAAATCGATAGCTTGAAAGCAGAAATTTCTTCTTTTTCATCACGTCAGCTTGGAACATTTCAAAGTGGTGAAGCATCGCAGGAAGAAAGCAAAAAAGCTTTTACGGCTTTAGAGGAAAAAGTAAGTGGTCTTGAAGAGTATGTGCTCACTCTAGTTGGTATCTCAAAAGATATGAAAGCTGCTATGTTAATTGGGCAGAGCAATGCAAGTGCTCTTGCGGCTTTACAGCAACGTTTAGAAACTCTGCAGAAAGAAATTACTGTTAAAAGTGATGGGAAGGAAAAAATAAATACGGCGTTGTTTATTGCGATTAATTCGCTGAAGAATGCTGTAGAGCGTGGCGGATCTTATGTCAACGAATTGAAAATATTACAACAATTATCGCCTTCGATTGAGGGGCTTGATTTGTTACAAAAAACAGCCCCTATCGGGTTTCCTAGTTCAGTTCAACTTGCAGCTGATTTTGCCAATATTGCCGATGCAATTGTTGCAACGCAAAAGATTGTTGCGTCAGATGCTGGTTTTTTTGAACGGATTTTGGCATGGATAAAAGGTTTGATTGTTTCGCGACCGATTGGAAATGTTGAAGGTATGACATTGGAAGCAATCGCGGCCCGGATGGAAGTTGCTATTCAAACAGGTGATTACGAAAAGGCTTTAAGTGAATGGCAAAAATTGCCTCAAAGTGCAAAAGATGTTTCAGTAAACTTTGTTCACCAACTTGAAAGATATGTTGCTGTTCATAACCTTCTTCAGCAGTTGTTGTTGTCTGCACAACAAGGATCTTTTAAGGCAACAAGCATGTAA